One sulfur-oxidizing endosymbiont of Gigantopelta aegis genomic region harbors:
- a CDS encoding sensor histidine kinase codes for MHTGFVVDHYKDSVFYRTDKETMHRLPSYLQSLSVGKHEVLHNDKAFHILVKQDGQFRYFFEVNESDFEQMEQMIIAIIVIAMFLSWTVASFSSRFLSRKILDPIQVLSDKIRLMDQNMSNIHLIDEFADDEVGQLARFFDDYNHKINTYLTREKLFTSDVSHELRTPLMVISSSCELLLAQSEIETHSESKQQAQLLKIQSACQEMKSLVTIFLALARNDEVNPNLTSLSEVLSQQYEKYLPIAEAKGLKLICLPDNDASHTEKRYSEEFLTIIIGNLLGNAIKYTLQGEIVISFNEQGFSIRDTGPGIPDEIADSVFDPFIQYKTNQNDGIGLGLSIVKRICEKKGWEAHIESDKDKGTIVSIVF; via the coding sequence ATGCACACGGGTTTTGTTGTCGATCATTATAAAGATTCTGTTTTTTATCGCACCGATAAAGAGACTATGCATCGTTTGCCCAGCTATTTACAATCGCTGTCTGTGGGTAAACATGAAGTGCTACACAATGACAAAGCATTTCATATTTTAGTGAAACAGGATGGCCAATTTCGCTATTTTTTTGAGGTCAATGAAAGTGACTTTGAGCAAATGGAACAAATGATTATTGCCATCATTGTTATTGCCATGTTTCTTAGCTGGACCGTGGCCAGTTTTTCCAGTCGTTTCTTGTCCCGAAAAATACTCGATCCCATTCAAGTGCTTTCCGATAAAATACGTCTGATGGATCAGAACATGAGTAATATCCATCTCATTGATGAATTTGCCGATGATGAAGTGGGACAGCTCGCCCGTTTTTTTGATGATTATAATCACAAAATCAACACCTATCTCACCCGAGAAAAATTATTCACCAGTGATGTCAGCCATGAACTACGCACACCGCTAATGGTGATCAGTAGCTCTTGTGAACTACTCTTGGCACAATCCGAAATAGAAACACACTCAGAATCAAAACAACAGGCGCAATTATTAAAAATACAATCCGCCTGTCAGGAAATGAAAAGCCTGGTCACTATCTTTTTAGCCCTGGCACGAAATGATGAAGTTAATCCCAACCTGACCAGCCTATCGGAGGTTTTAAGTCAGCAGTATGAAAAATATTTGCCCATAGCTGAAGCAAAGGGGCTTAAACTCATTTGTCTGCCCGACAATGATGCCAGCCATACAGAAAAACGTTATTCAGAAGAATTTCTCACCATTATTATCGGCAATTTACTGGGCAATGCCATTAAGTACACCTTGCAAGGTGAAATTGTTATCAGCTTTAATGAGCAAGGTTTTTCCATTCGTGACACCGGCCCCGGCATTCCCGATGAAATTGCTGATTCAGTGTTTGATCCCTTCATTCAATATAAAACCAATCAAAATGATGGTATTGGCCTTGGCTTATCCATTGTCAAACGCATTTGTGAAAAGAAAGGCTGGGAAGCACACATTGAAAGTGACAAAGACAAGGGCACGATAGTAAGCATTGTTTTTTGA
- a CDS encoding molybdate ABC transporter substrate-binding protein: MKIIKNFTRLAATTLMASAILSAPTFAAKDAGHGHDYRTFHADNKIDYGNIGASYTSDLVMYLAGNQFMVMKELIQDFQGKNSDIKTIYVETIPPGQILKGQILKQGEIDGQKTAQNPDLYASVNLGHLKKLKAKGVMSDYKIYTHNKLELMVAKGNPKGIKGAKDLGRDDLVQSHPNPLTEGIFKFYGSQMLKDLGLYEKVTAGKKCKGCWAIEGKTWFTKRHHRETPYRIENGQADVGIVWTSEVKHALAEGRKVEGVAIAAPFNMGHKVGYAIGSLSTGKNQKNASRFLAYLSTSQAQDIYAKYGFVKATAEDLKLKPIPSKKK, encoded by the coding sequence ATGAAAATAATAAAGAACTTCACCCGATTAGCCGCGACCACACTGATGGCAAGTGCCATTTTAAGTGCGCCAACTTTCGCTGCAAAAGATGCAGGACATGGGCATGACTACCGTACTTTCCACGCTGATAACAAAATCGACTATGGCAACATTGGTGCATCTTATACCTCTGACCTGGTCATGTATTTAGCTGGTAACCAGTTCATGGTGATGAAAGAATTGATTCAGGATTTTCAAGGCAAAAACTCTGATATTAAAACGATCTATGTTGAAACCATTCCACCGGGCCAAATCCTAAAAGGACAAATCTTAAAGCAGGGTGAAATTGACGGTCAAAAGACAGCTCAAAACCCTGATTTATATGCCAGTGTAAACCTTGGACACCTTAAGAAGTTAAAAGCTAAGGGCGTTATGAGTGATTATAAAATATACACTCACAATAAGCTTGAGCTAATGGTCGCTAAGGGCAATCCTAAGGGTATTAAAGGTGCAAAAGACTTAGGTAGAGATGACCTAGTACAATCACACCCAAATCCTTTAACTGAAGGTATCTTCAAGTTCTATGGTTCACAAATGCTTAAAGACCTGGGTTTATATGAAAAAGTAACCGCGGGTAAAAAATGTAAGGGTTGTTGGGCAATCGAAGGCAAAACTTGGTTCACTAAGCGTCATCACCGTGAAACCCCTTACCGTATTGAAAATGGTCAGGCTGATGTTGGTATCGTTTGGACAAGTGAAGTAAAACATGCTCTTGCTGAAGGCCGTAAAGTTGAAGGTGTTGCCATTGCCGCACCATTCAACATGGGACATAAAGTCGGTTATGCTATCGGCTCTTTAAGCACGGGTAAAAACCAGAAAAACGCTAGCCGTTTTCTTGCATATTTGAGCACCTCTCAAGCCCAGGATATTTATGCAAAATATGGTTTTGTTAAAGCCACTGCTGAAGATCTAAAACTTAAGCCAATCCCTAGTAAGAAAAAATAA
- a CDS encoding uroporphyrinogen-III C-methyltransferase: MEKNKVNNTAGNRDRGNKSKSQQAKTQVAEEQAEHSQQKNASSMGTAFIFLALIFSLSAGGASFLLFQSMEKNRADLAQQLANTRDQLTAVSIKVDGEVSGQITSLTDKIGRVTSTQQQFQTQVANQQQATSKLSKTLAVSNQQMLQSIDVLFKQKGRERIGWVLSEVEYLLLIANHSLQLQQDVATAIAALEAADSRLLDTGDPGTIESRTKIRDEIQSLKALQQPDVVGMAARLSSVIKANANLPIKYTQVNSKEKIAALKEKQASHDAADLQQAGREFLHELRSLVALRQLGEKPKALMTPKEQFFLQQNLQLKLETARRSLLMGQQDLFIDSTKEAVQWLETFFDLETPQVKQAVAELKALQGMTISSTMPDISGSIKVLRSYQKELEKQQEASR, encoded by the coding sequence ATGGAAAAAAATAAGGTGAATAACACAGCCGGTAATAGGGATAGAGGAAACAAGTCAAAGTCTCAACAGGCTAAGACTCAGGTAGCAGAAGAACAAGCAGAGCATAGTCAACAAAAGAATGCTTCATCTATGGGGACTGCATTTATTTTTCTGGCATTGATTTTCTCTCTCAGTGCAGGCGGAGCCAGTTTCCTACTCTTTCAGAGTATGGAAAAAAATCGTGCTGACTTAGCACAGCAATTGGCTAATACCCGTGATCAATTGACAGCGGTCAGTATTAAAGTGGATGGGGAAGTCAGTGGTCAAATCACCAGCCTGACAGACAAAATAGGCCGTGTTACTTCGACGCAGCAACAGTTTCAAACTCAGGTGGCTAATCAACAACAGGCTACCAGCAAACTATCTAAGACTTTAGCCGTCAGCAACCAACAAATGTTGCAATCCATTGATGTCCTGTTCAAACAAAAAGGCCGTGAGCGTATTGGTTGGGTTCTGTCTGAAGTCGAATATCTATTACTCATTGCTAATCATAGTTTGCAACTGCAACAGGATGTTGCCACGGCCATTGCAGCACTAGAAGCAGCTGATTCACGTCTTTTGGATACCGGCGATCCGGGTACTATCGAATCTAGAACAAAAATTCGTGATGAAATTCAAAGCCTAAAAGCGCTGCAACAGCCGGATGTGGTCGGTATGGCAGCGCGTCTGAGCAGTGTTATTAAAGCCAACGCTAATTTGCCTATAAAATACACTCAAGTGAATTCAAAAGAAAAAATTGCCGCACTGAAGGAGAAACAGGCCTCGCACGATGCGGCTGACTTACAACAGGCTGGCAGGGAGTTTCTCCATGAATTGAGAAGTCTGGTGGCACTGAGACAGCTAGGAGAAAAACCTAAGGCCTTGATGACTCCCAAAGAACAGTTTTTCCTACAGCAAAACTTGCAACTTAAGTTGGAAACCGCACGTCGCTCATTATTGATGGGTCAACAAGACTTGTTTATTGACAGTACCAAAGAAGCAGTGCAATGGCTGGAAACTTTTTTTGACTTGGAAACCCCGCAGGTAAAACAGGCCGTTGCGGAACTTAAAGCCTTACAAGGCATGACCATCAGCAGCACGATGCCAGACATTTCCGGCTCGATAAAAGTCTTGCGTAGCTACCAAAAAGAATTAGAAAAGCAGCAAGAGGCAAGCCGATGA
- a CDS encoding uroporphyrinogen-III synthase, translated as MTEAHNVDNLLAAARILVTRPAHQAEAFCAMLAKQGAEPICLPLIDIVVTPLKQSEIALLQALDTVSLAIFISPNAVEHGLAALLGQGKIPDTLKLVTIGQASADKMLQLLGRRPDIYPLEQYNSEALLALPALSEEQINGASVLILRGEGGRELLANTLRERGAKVAYVEVYRRQLATAAQPLLRRLFISNDDKNPALDLICLTSNEGLQNLQAMVETLPKAISNQALQCLWQTPLLLVTEKMRDNARQMGFTNTLLMASNATNEAMLESVLEWAKLNDKSS; from the coding sequence ATGACAGAAGCACACAATGTAGATAATTTATTAGCTGCCGCCCGTATTTTAGTGACTCGCCCGGCACATCAGGCTGAGGCTTTTTGTGCTATGCTGGCAAAACAGGGCGCAGAGCCTATTTGCTTGCCACTTATCGATATTGTTGTGACGCCACTGAAACAAAGTGAAATAGCCTTACTCCAGGCGCTTGATACGGTTTCCCTGGCCATTTTTATTAGTCCTAATGCGGTGGAACATGGTCTTGCCGCTTTGCTTGGGCAGGGCAAAATACCTGATACTCTAAAGCTGGTCACCATTGGTCAGGCCAGTGCCGATAAAATGTTGCAATTGTTAGGGCGTAGGCCGGATATCTACCCTCTGGAGCAGTACAATAGTGAAGCCCTGCTGGCATTGCCAGCGCTGTCCGAAGAGCAAATTAATGGAGCTTCAGTACTGATTCTTCGCGGCGAAGGTGGTCGGGAGTTGTTGGCTAACACCTTGCGAGAACGAGGTGCTAAGGTGGCGTATGTGGAAGTCTATCGACGGCAGTTAGCGACGGCGGCACAGCCCCTTTTAAGGCGTTTGTTTATTTCAAATGATGACAAAAACCCGGCATTGGATCTTATTTGTCTGACCTCTAATGAAGGTCTGCAAAATTTACAAGCTATGGTGGAGACGCTACCCAAAGCAATCAGCAATCAGGCATTGCAATGTTTATGGCAGACTCCCTTATTGCTTGTCACTGAAAAAATGCGGGATAATGCTCGACAGATGGGCTTTACAAATACGCTTCTGATGGCCTCAAATGCGACAAATGAAGCGATGCTGGAAAGTGTGCTGGAATGGGCTAAACTTAATGATAAAAGTAGCTAA
- a CDS encoding thioredoxin family protein has product MLFLTIKNTLLMTLILLLSLLAPLILADHKTTTEMHRPSIVPISNLAQLATLAKKRQLPILLLFSTEGCPYCEQIKEEFLVPMLISGEYTHRVIIRELEVADETDIIDFSGKKITSYAFSRRYKVRLFPTTAFIDHQGTALTENIIGINTPSLFGGTLDDHIDDALSLVKGQSPLQ; this is encoded by the coding sequence ATGTTGTTTTTAACAATAAAAAACACGCTGCTAATGACGCTTATTTTATTGCTGAGTTTATTAGCGCCACTCATATTAGCCGATCATAAAACCACGACCGAGATGCATCGCCCCTCCATAGTGCCAATCAGCAACCTTGCCCAATTGGCGACTCTGGCTAAAAAAAGACAATTACCCATTTTATTATTGTTTAGTACCGAAGGCTGTCCTTATTGCGAACAAATAAAGGAAGAATTTCTTGTCCCCATGCTGATATCAGGTGAATATACCCATAGAGTCATTATTCGTGAATTAGAAGTCGCTGATGAAACCGACATTATTGATTTTAGCGGCAAAAAAATCACTAGCTATGCATTCAGTCGCCGCTATAAAGTGCGCTTATTCCCCACCACAGCCTTTATCGACCATCAAGGCACTGCCTTAACAGAAAATATTATTGGCATTAACACCCCCTCTCTTTTCGGCGGGACCCTCGATGACCATATTGATGATGCATTAAGCTTAGTGAAAGGCCAATCACCCCTGCAGTAA
- a CDS encoding TlpA family protein disulfide reductase: protein MSAANLHAEKIPELSLMGIDDQQHAMSDYIGKGKWVIVNIWGPKCPPCVEEMPELQSFHEDHQNKDAIVVGIAIDYPSFGPGNAQDVREFAEDNFISYPLLLGDTQSSEQLGAGPLSGTPTTLLFTPSGKLEGMQVGAITQKILEDFIASNPVQP, encoded by the coding sequence TTGAGCGCAGCTAACCTTCACGCTGAAAAAATACCTGAGCTATCATTAATGGGCATTGATGATCAGCAACATGCAATGAGTGACTATATCGGCAAAGGTAAATGGGTGATTGTTAATATCTGGGGTCCCAAGTGCCCACCCTGTGTTGAAGAAATGCCGGAACTACAAAGCTTTCATGAAGATCACCAAAATAAGGATGCCATTGTCGTTGGTATTGCCATTGATTATCCAAGCTTTGGCCCCGGCAATGCACAGGATGTGCGTGAGTTTGCTGAAGACAATTTTATTTCTTATCCCCTACTCTTAGGTGATACACAAAGCAGTGAACAGCTTGGCGCAGGTCCCTTAAGCGGTACACCGACCACCCTATTATTTACCCCTTCTGGCAAGCTTGAAGGTATGCAAGTTGGCGCCATCACACAAAAAATTCTCGAAGATTTTATAGCCTCAAACCCAGTCCAGCCTTGA
- a CDS encoding response regulator transcription factor encodes MTHILVVEDNPDILSNLHDYLSLKGYIIDCADNGLTALHLISSQSYDLIILDIMLPGVDGLSICHSLRNDAHLNTPVIMLTARDQLEDKLLGFQNGADDYLVKPFDLSELLVRVEAILRRSQAKDLHSELQVGDLKFNLNTMSVSRAGDTIQLKPAALKILQKLMQASPNVVKKETLEELLWGDDLPDKDNLKAHIYLLRNKIDKPYQQKRLITVHGFGYKLIANND; translated from the coding sequence ATGACACATATTTTAGTAGTTGAAGACAATCCGGATATTTTAAGTAATTTACATGATTATTTAAGCTTAAAAGGCTATATCATTGACTGTGCCGATAATGGTCTCACGGCCTTACACCTCATTAGTTCGCAAAGTTATGATTTAATTATTCTCGACATCATGTTGCCCGGTGTTGATGGTCTGAGTATTTGCCATAGTCTGAGAAACGATGCACATTTGAACACGCCCGTGATCATGCTTACTGCTAGGGATCAACTCGAAGACAAACTCTTAGGTTTTCAAAATGGAGCTGACGACTATCTGGTTAAACCCTTTGACCTCAGCGAATTACTGGTGAGAGTGGAAGCCATTTTACGTCGTAGCCAAGCCAAGGATTTGCACAGTGAACTACAAGTTGGTGATTTAAAATTCAACCTCAATACCATGAGTGTCAGTCGTGCAGGTGATACGATCCAACTCAAGCCTGCCGCCTTGAAAATCTTACAAAAACTGATGCAAGCCTCACCCAATGTGGTCAAAAAAGAAACCCTGGAAGAATTACTCTGGGGAGATGACTTGCCGGATAAGGACAATTTAAAAGCACATATCTATTTATTACGGAATAAAATTGATAAACCCTATCAACAAAAACGATTGATCACCGTACATGGTTTCGGCTACAAACTCATTGCCAATAATGATTAA
- a CDS encoding heme biosynthesis protein HemY, with amino-acid sequence MIKLLFYSLSFLIVAVYLALIAKEDPGYALLSHGDWSVEGTLVLLLGVLSFFIAGLLLLAYFLLKTIKLPGKLGAWNHNRKTVKAIKSCNKGYIELAEGNWREAEKHLRKSANSSGMPILNYLAAARAAQEDGSSHRRDLYLSQAHKSDPQADIAIGLTQAELQIKDGQAEQALATLMHLRHLAPKHKQVLKMLFRVYQQLNSWNDLENLLPELRKQSIFSANVLSQYEQSLSKQLMAQAVQNNKHDELSAIWNRLPKVTRAEPEMINYYCQILLAIGKDEQALELIKEGIKHHWHAALILLYGMIHEQDVTKQLETAESWLSDNGRSAELLLTLGRLSIANQLWGKARDYLNESIKVAPSTEAYQVLGELYETQLADSVEAMNCYREGLLLSAQKKDKEKVGLDSELPAMLALNQC; translated from the coding sequence ATGATAAAACTGCTTTTCTATTCCCTGAGTTTTTTAATTGTAGCTGTTTATCTGGCATTGATTGCCAAGGAAGACCCCGGCTATGCCTTACTCAGCCATGGTGACTGGAGTGTAGAAGGCACACTGGTATTACTCTTAGGCGTACTAAGTTTCTTTATTGCGGGCTTGTTGTTACTGGCTTACTTTCTGCTTAAAACGATTAAATTGCCCGGAAAATTAGGTGCCTGGAATCATAATCGTAAGACCGTTAAAGCGATCAAGAGTTGTAATAAGGGTTATATCGAACTGGCTGAAGGCAATTGGCGTGAAGCAGAGAAGCATTTACGAAAAAGTGCCAATAGCAGTGGTATGCCAATTTTAAATTATCTGGCCGCTGCCCGTGCTGCTCAGGAAGATGGTTCATCCCATCGGCGCGACTTGTATTTGTCACAGGCTCATAAAAGTGATCCCCAAGCAGATATTGCCATTGGTTTGACTCAGGCAGAGCTGCAAATTAAAGATGGTCAGGCAGAGCAGGCATTGGCCACTTTGATGCATTTGCGTCATCTAGCACCGAAGCACAAGCAAGTGTTAAAAATGTTGTTCCGTGTCTATCAGCAATTGAATAGTTGGAATGATTTGGAAAACTTATTGCCAGAGTTGCGTAAGCAAAGTATTTTTTCTGCTAATGTTTTGAGTCAGTATGAGCAATCACTGAGCAAGCAATTAATGGCTCAGGCAGTACAAAACAATAAGCACGATGAGCTTTCTGCTATCTGGAATCGCCTGCCTAAAGTCACCCGTGCAGAGCCGGAAATGATCAATTATTATTGTCAGATATTATTGGCCATTGGCAAAGACGAACAGGCATTGGAGTTGATCAAAGAAGGCATTAAGCATCATTGGCATGCAGCGCTGATTTTATTGTATGGCATGATTCATGAGCAGGATGTCACCAAGCAGTTAGAAACTGCGGAATCATGGCTTAGTGATAATGGCCGTAGTGCGGAATTATTGTTGACCCTGGGGCGTTTGAGCATTGCTAATCAGCTCTGGGGCAAGGCCAGAGATTATCTGAATGAGAGTATCAAGGTCGCTCCCAGTACTGAAGCCTATCAGGTTTTAGGCGAGCTATATGAAACGCAGTTGGCAGACTCTGTTGAAGCGATGAACTGTTATCGTGAAGGCTTGCTACTCAGTGCGCAAAAGAAGGATAAGGAAAAAGTGGGACTGGACTCTGAATTACCAGCAATGTTAGCCTTAAATCAATGCTAG